A genomic region of Caulobacter vibrioides contains the following coding sequences:
- the recN gene encoding DNA repair protein RecN: MLIGLSIRDVVLIESLDLAIGEGLTALTGETGAGKSIILDALGLATGARADAGLVRRGAAGHASATAIFALPADHPAFAYLDDKGLAYARDEDLVLRRQLSPDGRSRAFVNDQATSVGVLKDLGALLLEVHGQHETVGLLDPKTHRGLLDAFGGVSLGAVASAWSAWRAARDKADDLRDLASRATAETEELTLRLSELDRLDPREGEELSLAEERALLSSAEKAMADIAAAQDALGGDNLSGRLAQAYRALERARDRALQAGAQAEGSAMTRLSAACEAVDRALVEAQEASAAIDAIAESFEFEPDRLEKAEERLFALRAMARKLNVLVDDLPGKRAEFAARLQAIETSEDALRAADKDAAEAREAYLYAAEALSAERRAAGDALAKAVEAELAPLKLEKARFRVALDPLGEDRAGPSGLDRVAFEISTNPGAPFGPMEAIASGGELARFALALKAALAGRGGGPQPLMIFDEVDQGVGGAVADAVGLRLRRLAANAQVLVVTHSAQVAARGDAHWRISKSGDDTSTRTKVEPLTPAQREEEIARMLSGAEVTEAARAAARALLTLEV, from the coding sequence ATGCTGATCGGCCTTTCCATCCGTGACGTCGTGCTCATCGAGAGCCTGGACCTCGCCATCGGCGAAGGTCTGACGGCGCTGACCGGTGAAACCGGCGCGGGCAAGTCGATCATTCTCGACGCTCTGGGCCTGGCGACCGGCGCGCGCGCCGACGCCGGACTGGTGCGTCGGGGCGCGGCCGGCCATGCGTCGGCCACCGCGATCTTCGCCCTGCCAGCCGACCACCCCGCCTTTGCCTACCTCGACGACAAGGGCCTGGCCTACGCCCGTGACGAGGACCTTGTTCTGCGCCGGCAGCTGTCGCCCGACGGTCGCTCGCGCGCCTTCGTCAACGACCAGGCCACCAGCGTCGGCGTGCTGAAGGACCTGGGCGCGCTGCTGCTGGAGGTGCATGGCCAGCACGAGACCGTCGGCTTGCTGGACCCCAAGACCCATCGCGGCCTGCTCGACGCCTTCGGCGGGGTCAGTCTGGGCGCGGTCGCCTCGGCTTGGAGCGCCTGGCGCGCCGCCCGCGACAAGGCCGACGACCTTCGCGATCTGGCCAGCCGCGCGACGGCCGAGACCGAGGAACTAACCCTTCGGCTGTCTGAACTGGACCGTCTGGATCCGCGTGAAGGCGAGGAACTGAGCCTGGCCGAGGAGCGGGCTCTGCTCAGCTCCGCCGAAAAGGCCATGGCCGACATCGCCGCGGCGCAGGACGCGCTGGGCGGCGATAATCTGTCAGGCCGCCTGGCTCAGGCCTATCGCGCGCTCGAGCGGGCGCGCGACCGCGCGTTGCAGGCCGGCGCACAGGCCGAGGGCTCGGCCATGACGCGCCTCTCGGCGGCCTGCGAGGCCGTGGACCGGGCGCTGGTCGAGGCGCAGGAAGCCTCAGCCGCCATCGACGCCATCGCCGAGAGCTTCGAGTTCGAGCCCGATCGCCTGGAGAAGGCTGAGGAACGCCTGTTCGCCCTGCGCGCCATGGCGCGGAAGCTGAACGTGCTGGTCGACGACCTGCCCGGCAAGCGCGCGGAGTTCGCCGCCCGTCTGCAGGCCATCGAGACTTCTGAGGACGCGCTGCGCGCCGCCGACAAGGACGCCGCCGAAGCGCGCGAGGCCTATCTCTACGCCGCCGAAGCCCTGTCGGCCGAACGTCGCGCGGCGGGTGACGCCTTGGCTAAGGCGGTCGAGGCGGAGCTGGCGCCGCTGAAGCTCGAGAAGGCCAGGTTCCGGGTCGCGCTCGACCCCTTGGGCGAGGACCGCGCCGGGCCGTCGGGTCTGGATCGTGTGGCCTTCGAGATTTCGACCAATCCCGGCGCGCCGTTCGGGCCGATGGAGGCCATCGCCTCGGGCGGTGAGCTGGCGCGCTTTGCGCTGGCGCTGAAGGCGGCCCTGGCGGGACGCGGCGGCGGACCTCAGCCGCTGATGATCTTCGATGAAGTTGATCAGGGTGTCGGCGGGGCGGTCGCGGACGCTGTCGGCCTACGGCTCCGGCGTCTGGCGGCCAACGCTCAGGTTCTGGTCGTCACGCACTCGGCGCAGGTGGCCGCGCGCGGCGACGCGCACTGGCGGATCTCGAAGTCGGGCGATGACACCTCGACGCGCACCAAGGTCGAGCCGCTCACACCCGCCCAGCGGGAGGAGGAGATCGCCCGTATGCTGTCTGGAGCCGAGGTGACCGAAGCTGCTCGCGCAGCAGCGCGGGCCTTGTTGACCCTCGAGGTTTAG
- the lpxC gene encoding UDP-3-O-acyl-N-acetylglucosamine deacetylase gives MSASGYFQHTVAGPVIFAGIGLHTGAHVRVAVRPAVADMGIVFVRTDVHDRDNRVPVTADAVCQTQLGTVINNADDVRVSTIEHLMAALAALSIDNCIVEVDGPEVPIMDGSSEPFMQILDRAGRRRQEAVRQYIEILSPITVEEGDKRASLLPADRFEVAFEIAFASRAIGRQAVDLVVDEDSFRAELSNCRTFGFVRDVEALRAIGLARGGSMENAVVIDGDRVLNPEGLRRPDEFVRHKALDAVGDLYVLGKPIIGRFEGVLAGHGLNNAVVRALLAQPRAWRLRAFAPALAEAV, from the coding sequence GTGTCGGCTTCGGGTTATTTTCAGCACACGGTCGCAGGACCGGTGATCTTCGCGGGGATCGGCCTGCACACGGGCGCGCACGTTCGCGTCGCCGTGCGTCCGGCGGTCGCCGACATGGGGATCGTCTTTGTGCGGACCGACGTACACGACCGCGACAACCGCGTGCCGGTGACCGCCGACGCTGTTTGCCAAACCCAGCTCGGTACGGTGATCAACAACGCCGATGACGTTCGCGTCTCGACGATCGAGCACCTGATGGCCGCGCTGGCGGCCCTGTCGATCGACAACTGCATCGTCGAGGTCGACGGTCCCGAAGTGCCGATCATGGACGGCTCGTCCGAGCCCTTCATGCAAATCCTGGATCGCGCGGGTCGCCGCCGCCAGGAAGCGGTTCGCCAGTACATCGAGATCCTGTCACCGATCACGGTTGAGGAGGGCGACAAGCGCGCCAGCCTGCTGCCGGCCGATCGCTTCGAGGTCGCGTTCGAGATCGCTTTCGCCAGCCGGGCGATCGGTCGTCAGGCGGTGGACCTGGTGGTCGACGAAGACTCGTTCCGCGCCGAGCTTTCCAACTGCCGCACCTTCGGCTTCGTGCGCGACGTCGAGGCGCTGCGCGCGATCGGTCTGGCGCGTGGCGGTTCTATGGAGAACGCCGTGGTCATCGACGGCGACCGCGTGCTGAACCCGGAAGGCCTGCGCCGTCCGGACGAGTTCGTTCGTCACAAGGCGCTGGACGCCGTGGGCGATCTCTACGTTCTGGGCAAGCCGATCATCGGCCGCTTCGAAGGCGTTCTGGCTGGTCATGGCCTCAATAACGCCGTGGTTCGAGCGTTGCTGGCCCAGCCGCGCGCCTGGCGCCTGCGCGCCTTTGCGCCGGCCCTCGCTGAAGCGGTTTAG
- a CDS encoding urate hydroxylase PuuD, which produces MTGLLSNFRNTIIVSFVLALVIVIGYGHSPHGHDATYFQAIFRWLHVLFGILWIGLLYYFNFVQIRVMPQIPAELKPAVSKYIAPEALFWFRWAALATWVMGVLLAYNRGYLVEAFTLGLAGGYTPGVDMGFTFIGTGMWLATVMFFNVWVFIWPNQKIALGIVEADADAKAKAAKTAMLFSRTNTLLSIPMLATMAMNQTLFG; this is translated from the coding sequence ATGACTGGACTGCTTTCGAACTTCCGCAACACGATCATTGTCAGCTTCGTGCTGGCCCTGGTGATCGTCATTGGCTACGGCCATAGCCCGCACGGGCACGACGCCACGTATTTCCAAGCCATCTTCCGCTGGCTGCACGTGCTGTTCGGCATCCTGTGGATCGGGCTGCTCTACTACTTCAACTTCGTGCAGATCCGCGTGATGCCGCAGATCCCGGCCGAACTGAAGCCGGCGGTCAGCAAGTATATCGCGCCCGAGGCGCTGTTCTGGTTCCGCTGGGCGGCCCTGGCCACCTGGGTGATGGGCGTGCTCCTGGCCTATAATCGCGGCTATCTGGTGGAAGCCTTCACCCTGGGCCTGGCCGGCGGCTACACGCCGGGCGTCGACATGGGCTTCACCTTCATCGGCACGGGCATGTGGCTGGCGACGGTGATGTTCTTCAACGTGTGGGTCTTCATCTGGCCGAACCAGAAGATCGCTCTTGGCATCGTCGAGGCCGATGCGGACGCCAAGGCCAAGGCCGCCAAGACCGCCATGCTGTTCTCGCGCACCAACACCCTGCTCAGCATCCCGATGCTGGCCACCATGGCGATGAACCAGACGCTGTTTGGCTAA
- a CDS encoding Mth938-like domain-containing protein, which translates to MRQPPSIDAWGGGGFRVAGVWRPGSLLILDDQPRDWAASALSDLTPEAFAEVFAAGGAVEFVLLGTGLNNALPPRPVRDALKAAGVGLEFMSTEAAARTYNVLASEGRRLAAALIAV; encoded by the coding sequence ATGCGCCAACCGCCCTCCATCGACGCCTGGGGCGGCGGCGGCTTTCGGGTCGCCGGCGTCTGGCGGCCCGGCTCGCTGCTGATCCTCGACGACCAGCCGCGCGACTGGGCCGCGTCGGCGCTGTCTGACCTGACCCCGGAAGCGTTCGCCGAGGTCTTCGCGGCGGGCGGCGCGGTCGAGTTTGTGCTTTTGGGCACGGGCTTGAACAACGCGCTGCCGCCGCGCCCGGTCCGTGACGCCCTGAAGGCGGCCGGCGTCGGCTTGGAGTTCATGAGCACCGAAGCCGCCGCGCGCACCTATAACGTCCTGGCCAGCGAAGGCCGAAGACTGGCGGCGGCGCTGATCGCGGTGTAG
- a CDS encoding outer membrane protein assembly factor BamD, with protein sequence MRESVLRIFQGRSAVTIAAVLVAASVAGCAGKAKKPTLAYEERPVELLYSTGADRLDRGNWNEAVDYFREVERQHPYSEWSRRSILMTGYAHYMGNQYAEAVGDADRFISLYPGNPSAQYAFYLKAICYFEQIVDVNRDQAATEQALAALRDVVQRYPNTEYATDARLKIDMVNDQLAGKEMAIGRWYLKNGQTLSAIGRFKTVIERHQTTSHTPEALFRLVESYLTLGLNEEAKRNGAVLGYNFPGDRWYVDAYRLLNDNGLRPAVEPLKAGAKRNALERILSKDKGTTLAPPGERKAKKGLLGPLGM encoded by the coding sequence GTGAGAGAGTCCGTGCTTCGTATTTTCCAGGGACGTTCGGCCGTCACTATCGCCGCTGTCCTCGTCGCCGCCTCGGTGGCGGGCTGCGCGGGCAAGGCCAAGAAACCGACCCTCGCCTACGAAGAGCGTCCCGTTGAGCTGCTGTATTCCACCGGCGCGGACCGTCTGGACCGCGGTAACTGGAACGAGGCGGTCGACTATTTCCGCGAAGTCGAGCGTCAGCACCCCTATTCGGAATGGTCGCGTCGTTCGATTCTGATGACCGGCTACGCCCACTACATGGGCAATCAGTACGCCGAAGCGGTCGGCGACGCCGACCGGTTCATCTCGCTCTATCCCGGCAATCCGTCGGCGCAGTACGCCTTCTATCTGAAGGCCATCTGCTACTTCGAACAGATCGTCGACGTGAACCGCGATCAGGCCGCGACCGAACAGGCGCTGGCCGCTCTGCGCGACGTCGTCCAGCGCTATCCGAACACCGAATACGCCACTGACGCGCGCCTGAAGATCGACATGGTCAACGACCAGTTGGCCGGCAAGGAAATGGCCATCGGGCGCTGGTACCTGAAGAACGGCCAGACCCTGTCGGCGATCGGCCGGTTCAAGACCGTGATCGAGCGCCACCAGACCACTTCGCACACGCCCGAAGCCTTGTTCCGCCTCGTGGAGTCCTACCTGACGCTCGGCCTCAATGAAGAGGCCAAGCGCAATGGCGCGGTTCTGGGCTACAACTTCCCGGGCGACCGCTGGTATGTCGACGCCTACAGGCTGTTGAACGACAACGGCCTGCGTCCGGCGGTCGAGCCGCTGAAGGCTGGCGCCAAGCGAAACGCGCTGGAACGCATCCTGTCGAAGGACAAGGGAACGACCCTGGCCCCGCCCGGCGAACGCAAGGCCAAGAAGGGTCTGCTTGGTCCGCTGGGCATGTAA
- a CDS encoding squalene/phytoene synthase family protein — translation MADTETLEDLVRRVDPDRWLATRFIADPAARADVIALYGLNYELARVAGGVSNALMGEIRLTWWREAMEEIAAGKPPRKHPNVEALAASGFDPNALAVLADARFVDLDEGPLQDEAAVLAYIDGTAGALAVLAARRLDPSADPHAVKGAARAWGLAGLWRLKQAGRSRLPEDWTQADVKQRVEAQLKAARAELRRLPVAAFPAAAPAVLARVYMSSRDVGELEKKARLTFAVATGRL, via the coding sequence ATGGCCGACACCGAGACCCTCGAAGACCTCGTCCGCCGCGTCGATCCCGACCGCTGGCTGGCGACGCGCTTCATCGCCGATCCTGCGGCGCGCGCCGACGTGATCGCCCTCTATGGGCTGAACTACGAGCTGGCCCGCGTGGCCGGCGGCGTCTCCAACGCCCTGATGGGCGAGATCCGCCTGACCTGGTGGCGCGAGGCGATGGAAGAGATCGCGGCCGGAAAGCCGCCGCGCAAGCATCCCAATGTCGAGGCCTTGGCCGCGTCCGGCTTCGACCCCAACGCCCTAGCGGTTCTCGCCGACGCGCGTTTCGTCGATCTGGACGAAGGGCCGTTGCAGGATGAGGCGGCGGTACTGGCCTATATCGACGGCACGGCCGGCGCGCTGGCCGTGCTGGCGGCGCGACGGCTCGATCCGAGCGCGGATCCGCATGCGGTCAAGGGCGCGGCGCGCGCCTGGGGTCTCGCCGGTCTGTGGCGTCTGAAGCAGGCGGGGCGGTCGCGCTTGCCGGAGGATTGGACGCAGGCGGATGTGAAACAGCGGGTCGAGGCCCAGCTGAAAGCCGCGCGGGCCGAGCTGCGGCGCCTGCCGGTGGCGGCCTTCCCGGCGGCGGCGCCGGCCGTCCTGGCGCGGGTCTACATGTCTAGCCGGGACGTCGGCGAGCTCGAGAAGAAGGCGCGACTGACGTTCGCGGTGGCGACAGGGCGGCTTTGA